From a single Hymenobacter sp. YIM 151500-1 genomic region:
- a CDS encoding oxidoreductase, with protein MRFRGKLPTGTAVHKGLTFRMGQLPARRYLLRLLEHVQRGNVNSVYLLTHRMPLEYGAEGYQMLKDKTDNVMRVVFEP; from the coding sequence TTGCGTTTTAGGGGCAAGCTGCCCACGGGTACGGCCGTGCATAAGGGCCTCACCTTCCGGATGGGTCAGCTGCCCGCCCGTCGCTACCTTCTGCGCCTGCTGGAACACGTGCAGCGCGGCAACGTAAACTCGGTCTACCTGCTCACCCACCGGATGCCCCTGGAGTACGGCGCCGAGGGCTACCAGATGCTCAAAGACAAAACCGACAACGTGATGCGCGTGGTATTCGAGCCCTAG
- a CDS encoding catalase → MSANQNSNENQAQNGHAVSGDGTGTAVTGAGTAHDQRTAQGENAQTLTTRQGHPVYDNQNVRTVGNRGPVTLENYQFLEKMSHFDRERTPERVVHARGAGAHGVFEAYGKVGDEPIEKYTRAKLFNTAGKQTPVFVRFSSVIHGGHSPETLRDPRGFAVKFYTEDGNWDLVGNNLKVFFIRDALKFPDMVHCLKPDPVTNLQDGGRIFDFMSNTPESVHMLTFLFSPWGIPANYRQMQGSGVNTYKWVNKEGVGVLVKYHWEPLQGIKNLTQPEAEAIQAKNFNHATQDLYEAIERGNYPKWELRVQIMEDGEHPELDFDPLDDTKLWPEDQFPHLPVGMMTLNRNPENYFAEVEQVAFGTGVLVDGLDFSDDKMLQGRTFSYSDTQRYRVGTNYLQLPINAPKKHVATNQRDGQMAYHVDTAPNQNPHVNYEPSSLNGLTESPRAGKEHEPHYNARLVRQKIDRHGDVDFKQAGERWRLHNDIEKEDLINNLTDALSAATEEVQNRMVALFGKCDEEYGRRLRESLDKAAKNPSAASRRYMGRRLGQNGQNGQNGSANGLHGQPGANAAVQQAEEMAHDAKPY, encoded by the coding sequence ATGAGCGCCAACCAAAATTCCAACGAAAACCAAGCCCAAAACGGCCACGCCGTTTCCGGCGACGGCACGGGCACGGCCGTAACGGGGGCAGGCACTGCGCACGACCAGCGCACGGCTCAGGGCGAAAACGCCCAGACCCTGACCACCCGCCAGGGCCATCCCGTGTACGACAACCAGAACGTGCGCACCGTGGGCAACCGCGGCCCCGTGACGCTGGAGAACTACCAGTTCCTCGAAAAAATGAGCCACTTCGACCGGGAACGGACTCCGGAGCGGGTGGTACACGCCCGCGGCGCTGGGGCCCACGGCGTGTTCGAGGCCTACGGCAAAGTGGGCGACGAGCCTATCGAGAAGTACACCCGAGCCAAGCTGTTTAACACGGCCGGTAAGCAGACGCCGGTGTTCGTGCGCTTCTCGTCGGTAATCCACGGCGGCCACTCGCCCGAAACCCTGCGCGACCCGCGCGGCTTTGCGGTGAAGTTCTACACCGAAGACGGCAACTGGGACCTGGTGGGCAACAACCTCAAGGTGTTCTTTATCCGCGACGCCCTGAAGTTCCCGGATATGGTGCACTGCCTTAAGCCCGATCCGGTAACCAACCTCCAGGACGGGGGCCGCATCTTTGACTTCATGAGCAACACGCCGGAGTCGGTGCACATGCTCACCTTCCTGTTCTCGCCCTGGGGCATTCCGGCCAACTACCGCCAAATGCAGGGCTCAGGCGTGAACACCTACAAGTGGGTGAATAAAGAGGGTGTGGGCGTGCTAGTGAAATACCACTGGGAGCCCCTGCAAGGCATCAAAAACCTAACCCAGCCCGAAGCCGAAGCCATCCAGGCCAAGAACTTCAACCACGCTACCCAGGACCTGTACGAAGCCATTGAGCGCGGCAACTACCCGAAGTGGGAACTGCGCGTGCAGATTATGGAAGATGGGGAGCACCCCGAGCTGGATTTCGACCCGCTCGACGACACCAAGCTCTGGCCCGAAGACCAATTTCCGCACCTGCCCGTGGGCATGATGACGCTGAACCGCAACCCCGAAAACTACTTTGCCGAGGTAGAGCAAGTAGCCTTCGGTACGGGTGTGCTGGTGGATGGCCTCGATTTCTCGGACGACAAGATGCTGCAAGGCCGCACCTTCTCGTACTCCGACACCCAGCGTTACCGCGTGGGCACCAACTACTTGCAGCTGCCCATCAACGCGCCCAAGAAGCACGTGGCCACCAACCAGCGCGACGGCCAGATGGCCTACCACGTGGACACGGCCCCGAACCAGAACCCCCACGTCAACTACGAGCCCAGCTCCCTGAACGGCCTCACCGAAAGCCCCCGTGCCGGCAAGGAGCACGAGCCCCACTACAACGCCCGCCTCGTGCGCCAGAAGATTGACCGCCACGGCGACGTCGACTTCAAGCAAGCCGGGGAGCGGTGGCGCCTGCACAACGACATCGAGAAGGAAGACCTCATCAACAACCTGACCGATGCTCTGAGCGCCGCCACCGAGGAAGTCCAGAACCGCATGGTAGCCCTGTTCGGCAAGTGCGACGAGGAGTACGGCCGCCGCCTGCGCGAAAGCCTCGACAAAGCCGCCAAGAACCCCAGCGCCGCTTCTCGCCGCTACATGGGCCGCCGCCTGGGCCAGAACGGCCAGAATGGCCAGAACGGCAGCGCCAACGGCCTGCACGGCCAGCCCGGCGCCAACGCCGCCGTGCAGCAAGCCGAGGAAATGGCCCACGACGCCAAGCCGTACTAA
- a CDS encoding MFS transporter, which produces MPPIATAAPRTYTLGFWLMCLSSLLFFMSFNMLLPELPDYLTRLGGADYKGYIIALFTLTAGISRPFSGKLADTVGRIPVMVFGSLVCFVCGFFYPWTTTVAAFLGLRLLHGFSTGFKPTGTAAFIADIIPLARRGEAMGLLGVAGSVGMAAGPMLGSWIAESFSLNTLFYCSSVLALLSLVVQGTMTETLPREQRQPFRWSLLRLEWAEVLEPQVLRPALVTLLCLFPFGAVLTVIPDQSRLLGLTHGSKGLFYTCFTGASLVVRLLAGRASDTYGRVPVLRLSAALLAVSLGLLALADSVPLFLGSAVLFGLATGLNSPALYAWTVDLSHPERRGRAVATMYIALEAGIGLGALLAGWLYANEPARLPLVHALSALCVLAALGYLLVVPKQPTKK; this is translated from the coding sequence ATGCCTCCTATTGCTACCGCTGCCCCGCGTACGTATACCCTTGGCTTCTGGCTGATGTGCCTGTCGTCGCTCCTGTTTTTCATGAGCTTCAACATGCTGCTGCCCGAGCTGCCCGACTACCTCACGCGCCTGGGCGGGGCCGACTACAAGGGCTACATTATTGCTCTGTTTACGCTTACCGCGGGCATCTCGCGGCCATTCAGCGGCAAGTTGGCCGATACGGTGGGGCGTATTCCGGTGATGGTGTTCGGGTCGTTGGTGTGCTTTGTGTGCGGGTTCTTTTACCCCTGGACTACTACCGTGGCGGCGTTTCTGGGGCTGCGCCTGCTGCACGGGTTCAGCACCGGCTTCAAGCCCACCGGCACGGCCGCCTTCATTGCCGACATCATTCCGCTGGCCCGGCGCGGGGAGGCCATGGGCCTGCTGGGCGTGGCCGGCTCGGTGGGCATGGCCGCCGGCCCCATGCTGGGCTCCTGGATAGCCGAGTCATTTTCCCTGAACACCTTGTTTTATTGTTCGTCGGTGCTGGCGTTGCTGAGCCTCGTGGTGCAGGGCACCATGACCGAAACCTTGCCCCGCGAGCAGCGCCAGCCGTTTCGGTGGAGCCTGCTGCGCCTGGAGTGGGCCGAGGTGCTGGAGCCCCAGGTGCTGCGCCCGGCCCTCGTGACGCTGCTGTGTTTGTTTCCGTTCGGGGCGGTGCTCACCGTCATCCCCGACCAGAGCCGCCTGCTGGGCCTCACCCACGGCAGCAAGGGCTTGTTTTACACCTGCTTCACGGGCGCCTCGCTGGTGGTGCGCCTGCTGGCCGGCCGCGCCTCCGATACCTACGGCCGCGTGCCGGTGCTGCGCCTGTCGGCGGCCCTGCTGGCGGTGTCGCTGGGCCTGCTGGCCCTGGCCGACTCGGTACCATTGTTTTTGGGGTCGGCGGTGCTGTTTGGGCTGGCTACGGGCCTCAACTCGCCAGCCCTCTACGCCTGGACCGTAGACCTGAGCCACCCCGAGCGGCGCGGCCGGGCCGTAGCCACCATGTACATTGCCCTGGAGGCCGGTATCGGGCTGGGTGCCTTGCTGGCCGGCTGGCTCTACGCCAACGAGCCGGCCCGCCTGCCCCTGGTGCACGCCCTCAGCGCCCTGTGCGTGCTGGCGGCGCTGGGGTATCTGCTGGTGGTGCCCAAGCAGCCGACAAAGAAGTAG